The Collibacillus ludicampi region ACTGAAAACGCGGTAGTAGCTACAGACCCACCTGTTGGCATAGCCAATGCCTTTAAATCGTCACCGAACGCCTCTTCCAGCCAGGGAGTAAAATCATTTATCGAACAGATAACTGCTTTTGGCCCCTTATGATGTTTAACAATCTCCTCATGAACAGACATTTCCATTACAAGTGGAATATTGGAATAATCAACACCTTCAAAGTGCTTGTAATTAAGATGACTGCCATCTACGGTAATAAGAAGATGAGGAACAATCCCTTCTTTCTGCAATGCCCTATACGCCGTATCAACACAAACTATAAGAGCACGGTCCCCTATGTCCTTAAGTAAATGAATATTTTTGTTTAGGGAGGGACCAGCAGATACGAGAATAGCCGGTTTATCTTTGAAACAGTTATGTAAATCCTCCAAACGACCCGCACGCATTATGTCAGGCAAATTAGCTAAAATATTTCGAACCCACTGATCTCCGAACGTTACCCTTGTTGCTACGTTGGCTAATCCTTGCCGATACGCGTCAACAAGTCGCTTTCTGCACAGATCGTAAAACGATGGATACATTTTGCACTCTACAGGATGTTCAAGGATACAAACTTCTGGCAAGTCAAATATATCTCTTTCAACACCCAATCGGAATAAAGAATAAATGATATCCAAATCATCCCCTACATAGATTAACAACCGTTTCTCGGATAAAACATGTGTCAAATCGCGGTAAGATAGGATAAGCTTAAAAAGTTCCGGATCCGCACCAATTACAATAACATTTACCTTTTCACTTGTGCGTACCAGAATTTCTTCTATGTGATAGAAACCTCCGATCCCCAAAACAACTACTGTTTCCGCATTTGGATTCCATTGTTTCTCAACTTGAATGTAAGCCTCGTTTCGAGGGCTATATTTGCTCGTTAACGTTTGCCATTTATCATTGACTTTCACTTGAACGGAAATATCGCCAGATCTCGTCGTCTCGACGATAAAACGATCGGAGGCCGAAGTTATCTCCAATAATTTTTTTGCCAGTAGGGGATGATGGATCTCCAATTGTTCTAAATTTCTTCTCAAGATTGGATTCATTTTAATTCGGCCTCCTCATATTTAAAGCAAAACCTTTGACTGTTTTATTTTTAGTGGCCTAAAAATCCTAACAAAGCATTTCCTTGCATGTGTGATTGACTTATCGCTTCATTCATTGCGGTAAACTGAGCAATGAGAAGTTGTTTTTGCTGATCGGCCATGTCGTTGACCTGTTGAATCTGATCTTGTAAATCTTTGATCATGTTCTGATACAGTTGGTCCTGAGAGGTCGAAATACCTGTAAGCTGTGAAACGTTTACAGAAGAACCATTCAAAGTGTTAACCATCCCCGTCATATTGGTTAGCACTTGATTGAGTTTAAGTGCCATACCCGTAATTAAGTCACGGACCATCGCCGGGTTTTGTTGAAGAGCAGCGGTCAATTTATTGGTGTCCACCGTCAAACTGTTTGTCGTACCGACTGGTGATCCAATGGCACCCGTTGAGATACCAATCCC contains the following coding sequences:
- a CDS encoding motility associated factor glycosyltransferase family protein, which codes for MNPILRRNLEQLEIHHPLLAKKLLEITSASDRFIVETTRSGDISVQVKVNDKWQTLTSKYSPRNEAYIQVEKQWNPNAETVVVLGIGGFYHIEEILVRTSEKVNVIVIGADPELFKLILSYRDLTHVLSEKRLLIYVGDDLDIIYSLFRLGVERDIFDLPEVCILEHPVECKMYPSFYDLCRKRLVDAYRQGLANVATRVTFGDQWVRNILANLPDIMRAGRLEDLHNCFKDKPAILVSAGPSLNKNIHLLKDIGDRALIVCVDTAYRALQKEGIVPHLLITVDGSHLNYKHFEGVDYSNIPLVMEMSVHEEIVKHHKGPKAVICSINDFTPWLEEAFGDDLKALAMPTGGSVATTAFSVIEYMGCDPLIFVGQDLSYPGGQAYAAGTRFENLSTDEIQKRRELIPIKDIYGNDIFTTHDYLVYLKWFEGRMYSGKRTYINATEGGALYNGVKIMTLQEAIARYCREVLPIHEMMEKMSYNQVSWQRIRYGYRKMRQTIAQLRKVNSDLQTICDRMNEFITALEEGERERTSNLVHEINSLEKRIERYKLALMFMDATAYREVFSDIHFEKNLSLQLDSREKDLAACRQSLHFYKQLHTVSQRSIEMLELYSKRYYERFCDMEEMKAQ